Below is a genomic region from Mesorhizobium sp..
ATCGCGCCGGCGACCGCCCGCGTCGTCGACACCGCCGCGGCGACGGTCCGCGACGCTGGCCTTGTGCCCGCTCAGATCGAGACGCTGTTCCTCACCGGCGGCTCGACCGCCATCCCGCAGCTGCGCGACGCCATCCGCGCGCTTTTCCCGCAAGCGCGCGTCGTCGAGGGCGACGCCTTCGGCAGCGTCGGACTTGGCCTCGCGCTCGACGCGCAGCGCAGGTTCGGATAGTCCGCTCGGGGCGCGCTGGGCCGGTCGCCATGTCGCACCCCCGGCTCCCCGCCACGGCGCAAAACGGCAAGCGCCGTCGCAAACAGCGCAATTGCTTCCCGCGCTTTTTCGCTAGTGATACGCTGAGCGTTCCGGGGCGAAACGACGCGCCGCCGCAGACCGTCCAGAGGCCAGTTTCATGCGCAAATACTCCGTGTTCGCGATTGCCCGCGAGGCCATGCGCGCCCACAAAGGCTGGGACGCCCAGTGGTCGTCGCCTGAGCCGCGCGCCGAATACGACGTCATCATCGTCGGCGCGGGCGGGCACGGTCTGGCGACGGCTTATTACCTGGCCAAGAACCACGGCATCACCAACATCGCGGTGCTGGAAAAGGGCTGGCTCGGCGGCGGCAACACCGGCCGCAACACGACCATCATCCGCTCCAACTACCTCTACGACGAGTCTGCCGGCATCTACGACCACGCCGTGAAGCTGTGGGACGGGCTGTCGCAGGATCTGAACTACAACGTCATGTATTCCGCCCGCGGCGTGATGATGCTGGCGCATAACGTCCATGACGTTCAGTCCCTGAAGCGCCACGTGCATGCCAACCGGCTGAACGGCATCGACAATGAATGGCTGACGCCCGAGCAGGCCAAGGCCTACTGCCCGCCGCTGAACATCTCGAAGGACGCGCGCTATCCCGTGGTCGGCGCCACGCTGCAGCGGCGCGGCGGCACCGCCCGCCACGACGCTGTCGCCTGGGGCTATGCGCGCGCGGCGTCGGACCGCGGCGTCCACATCATCCAGAACTGCGAGGTCAAGGGCATCCGCCGCTCCGCCAACGGCCACGTCACCGGCGTCGAGACGACGCGCGGCTTCATCGGCGCGAAGAAGGTCGGCGTGGTGGCCGCCGGGCACTCCTCGGTGATCATGCAGATGGCCGACGTGCGCATGCCGCTCGAAAGCTATCCGCTTCAGGCGCTGGTGTCAGAGCCGGTGAAACCGATCTTTCCCTGCGTGGTCATGTCCAACACGGTGCATGCCTACATTTCCCAGTCCGACAAGGGCGAACTGGTGATCGGCGCCGGCACCGACCAGTACATCTCCTATTCGCAGACCGGCGGGCTGCACATCCTGACGCATACGCTCGACGCCATCTGCGAGATGTTCCCGATCTTCGGGCGCATGAAGATGCTGCGCTCCTGGGGCGGCATCGTCGACGTCACGCCCGACCGCTCGCCGATCCTCGCCAAGACGCCCGTGCCGGGCCTCTACGTCAATTGCGGCTGGGGCACGGGCGGGTTCAAGGCGACGCCGGGCTCGGGCCATGTCTTCGCCCACACCATCGCCAACGACAATCCGCACCCGATCAATGCCGGCTTCACCCTGGAGCGCTTCCGCTCCGGCCGGCTGATCGACGAGGCGGCGGCCGCCGCCGTGGCGCACTGATGCGTATTGCGTCGCCCCTCATCGTGCTGCTGCTGGCGACGCTCCCGGCCGGGCCTGCCTTTGCGCAGATCATTCCCGACCCGGCGAAGTTCCGCACCCAGGTTATCTCCAGGACGACGACCGAACGCAACTGGCCCTTCTCGGTCGATACGGGCTTGCTCGCCTGTGTGTGGGATTTCGGCCAACGCATGACCTTCTTCATAGAAGATCTGCCGCCCGGACCCGATCGGCGACAGCTTTTCCTGTCGGTCAACCCTTTGATGCTGCTGGTCGGCAATCTGCCGAACCGCAGCCTGTTCGCCGAGGGTCTCACCGACGAGCAGATCGTGCGCCAGACCATGCACTACCTCGTCATCGCGGAAAAGCTCTGCGATCTGCCTCCCGGAATCCATCTTCGCGACGGTGCAACATAGGCCGGAGTCCCCAATGCTTCTGATCCACTGCCCCTATTGCGAGGAAGACCGGCCGGAACTCGAGTTCCGCAATGCCGGCGAGGCGCATATCGCGCGGCCGGAGAACATCGCGGAGATTTCCGACGAGGAGTTCGCCCAGTTCTTCTTCATCCGCTCCAATCCCAAGGGCCTGATCTACGAGCGCTGGCGCCACATCCACGGCTGCGCCCGCTTCTTCAACGCGGTGCGCGACAGCGTCTCCGACAAGTTCCTGATGACCTACAAGGCCGGCGAGAAGAAGCCGGCGGTGAAGGCGGGAGAGAAGGCATGACCGCCGCGTTCCGCACCACGGCCGCCGGCCGCCTCAAGGGCGCGAAGCCCGTCTCCTTCTCCTTCGACGGCGCGTCCTACCAGGCGCTCGAAGGCGACACGCTCGCCTCCGCGCTGCTTGCCAACGGCGTTCACCTGATGGGCCGCTCGTTCAAGTATCACCGGCCGCGCGGCGTTCTCTCGGCCGGCGCCGAGGAGCCGAACGCACTGGTCGGCATCCACCGCGACGCGGCGCGCAAGACCCCCAACGTCCGCGCGACCGTGCAGGAGGTCTATGACGGGCTCACCGCCGTGTCGCAGAACCGCTGGCCCTCGCTCGCCTTCGACGTCGGCGCGGTCAACGATATCGCCTCGCCGATGTTCTCGGCCGGCTTCTACTACAAGACCTTCATGTGGCCGAAGGCGGCGTGGAAGAGCGTCTACGAGCCGACCATCCGCGCCTCCGCCGGTCTCGGCGTCGCGCCCGACAAGCCCGATCCGGACCATTACGCCTCGCGCTACGCGCATTGCGACGTGCTGGTGCTGGGCGGCGGCGCGGCGGGCCTGTCTGCAGCGCTGGCGGCCGCCGAATCCGGCGCGCGGGTGATGCTCGCCGACGAGCAGCCGGCGGTCGGCGGCGCGCTGCGCTTCGAGACGGGCTCGGCCATCGAAGGCGCGGCGGGCTGGGACTGGGCGCAGGCGACCGCCGCGAAGCTCGCGGCGATGGACAATGTCCGCGTTCTGACCCGAACCACCGCCTTCGGCTATTATGCCCAGAACATGGTCGGTCTCGTGGAGCGCGTCAGCGACCACCTCGCCGATCCGGGCCACGACCTGCCGCGCGAGCGGCTGTGGCAGGTGCGGGCGAAGCGCGTGATCCTCGCCACCGGTGCCATCGAGCGGCACATGGTGTTCGACGGCAACGACAAGCCAGGAATCATGCTGGCGTCTGCCGCGCGCACCTATCTCAAACATTTCGGCGTGCTGGTCGGGAAGACCATCGGCGTCTTCACCGCGAGCGATTCCGCTTACGCGGCGGCGATCGACCTCAAGCAGGCGGGGGCGGCCGTCGCCGCCATCGTCGACCTGCGCGACAATCCGGCCGGCCCGCTGGTCGAAAAGGCTCGCGCGGTGGGCATCGAGATCCTGTCCGGCCGCACGGTCGTGCGCGCATCCGGCAACCTGCGCGTCGCCTCGATGACCGTGCGCGCGACGTCGGGCGGGCCGGAGCGGACCATTCCCGTCGACGCGTTGCTGATGTCGGCCGGCTGGACGCCTTCGGTGCATCTCTTCTCGCAGTCGCGCGGCAAGGTCGCCTTCGACAGCGCGACGCGTCGCTTCCTGCCGGGCGACTACGCACAGGACTGCGTCTCCGTCGGCGCCTGCGCCGGCACCGATACGCTCGCCGACACGGTGAAGGAGGCGATTGCGGCCGGGGAAAAGGCGGCCAAGGCTGCCGGGGCCGGAAAGGCGGCTGCCCTGAAGCTGAAGGCCGAGACCACAGAAAGCTGGGCCGGCGGCATGGTGGGCGCTGCCCCCGGCGCGGGACCGGACACCACCGGCAAGGCCTTCGTCGACTTCCAGAACGACGTCACCGCCAAGGACATCCGCCTCGCGGTCCGCGAGGGCATGCGCTCGATCGAGCATGTCAAGCGCTTCACCACCAATGGCATGGCGACCGACCAGGGCAAGACGTCCAACATCCACGGCCTTGCCATCGCCGCCGAGGCGCTGGGCAAGGAAATGCCGGAGGTCGGGCTGACGACGTTCCGCGCGCCCTATACGCCCGTCACCTTCGGCGCGCTGATCGGCCACGCCAAGGGCAGGCTGTTCGACCCGACCCGGCGCACCGCCTTCCATGCGCAGGAAGAGAAGCTCGGCGCGGTGTTTGAGGATGTCGGCCAGTGGAAGCGCGCCTGGTACTATCCGCGCGCCGGCGAGGACATGCATGCCGCCGTCAACCGCGAATGCGCCACGGTGCGCAAGGCAGCGGGCATTTTCGATGCGTCGACCCTTGGCAAGATCGAGGTGGTCGGACCGGACGCCGCGAAGTTCATGGAGCTGATGTACACCAATCCGTGGGAGAAGCTGGAGCCTGGCCGCTGCCGCTATGGCATCATGCTGCGCGAGGACGGCTTCATCTACGACGACGGCGTGGTGGGCCGGCTTGCCGCCGACCGCTTCCATGTCACCACGACGACCGGCGGTGCGGCGCGCGTCATGAACCACATGGAGGACTACCTCCAGACCGAGTTCCCGCATCTCGACGTCTGGCTCACCTCCATCTCCGAGCAGTGGGCGGTCATCGCCGTGCAGGGGCCGAAGAGCCGCGACATCATCGCGCCGCTGGTCGAGGGCATCGACCTGTCGGACGCCGCCATGCCGCATATGTCGGTGCGCGAAGGCAGGATCTGCGGCGTGCCGACCAGGCTGTTCCGCATGTCCTTCACCGGCGAGCGCGGCTTCGAGATCAACGTGCCGGCCGACTACGCCGCCGCCGTCTGGGACGCCGTCTGGGCCGAGGGC
It encodes:
- a CDS encoding sarcosine oxidase subunit alpha; its protein translation is MTAAFRTTAAGRLKGAKPVSFSFDGASYQALEGDTLASALLANGVHLMGRSFKYHRPRGVLSAGAEEPNALVGIHRDAARKTPNVRATVQEVYDGLTAVSQNRWPSLAFDVGAVNDIASPMFSAGFYYKTFMWPKAAWKSVYEPTIRASAGLGVAPDKPDPDHYASRYAHCDVLVLGGGAAGLSAALAAAESGARVMLADEQPAVGGALRFETGSAIEGAAGWDWAQATAAKLAAMDNVRVLTRTTAFGYYAQNMVGLVERVSDHLADPGHDLPRERLWQVRAKRVILATGAIERHMVFDGNDKPGIMLASAARTYLKHFGVLVGKTIGVFTASDSAYAAAIDLKQAGAAVAAIVDLRDNPAGPLVEKARAVGIEILSGRTVVRASGNLRVASMTVRATSGGPERTIPVDALLMSAGWTPSVHLFSQSRGKVAFDSATRRFLPGDYAQDCVSVGACAGTDTLADTVKEAIAAGEKAAKAAGAGKAAALKLKAETTESWAGGMVGAAPGAGPDTTGKAFVDFQNDVTAKDIRLAVREGMRSIEHVKRFTTNGMATDQGKTSNIHGLAIAAEALGKEMPEVGLTTFRAPYTPVTFGALIGHAKGRLFDPTRRTAFHAQEEKLGAVFEDVGQWKRAWYYPRAGEDMHAAVNRECATVRKAAGIFDASTLGKIEVVGPDAAKFMELMYTNPWEKLEPGRCRYGIMLREDGFIYDDGVVGRLAADRFHVTTTTGGAARVMNHMEDYLQTEFPHLDVWLTSISEQWAVIAVQGPKSRDIIAPLVEGIDLSDAAMPHMSVREGRICGVPTRLFRMSFTGERGFEINVPADYAAAVWDAVWAEGQKHGACAYGTEAMHVLRAEKGYIIVGQDTDGTVTPQDAGLDWAVGKKKTDFVGIRGLKRPDLVAKGRKQLVGLRTKDPKVVLEEGAQIVADPKQPVPMKMLGHVTSSYWSENCGRGIALGLVAGGFERMGQTLYVPMPDKVIEVEVVGQVFFDEKGERLHG
- a CDS encoding sarcosine oxidase subunit delta, encoding MLLIHCPYCEEDRPELEFRNAGEAHIARPENIAEISDEEFAQFFFIRSNPKGLIYERWRHIHGCARFFNAVRDSVSDKFLMTYKAGEKKPAVKAGEKA
- a CDS encoding sarcosine oxidase subunit beta, translating into MRKYSVFAIAREAMRAHKGWDAQWSSPEPRAEYDVIIVGAGGHGLATAYYLAKNHGITNIAVLEKGWLGGGNTGRNTTIIRSNYLYDESAGIYDHAVKLWDGLSQDLNYNVMYSARGVMMLAHNVHDVQSLKRHVHANRLNGIDNEWLTPEQAKAYCPPLNISKDARYPVVGATLQRRGGTARHDAVAWGYARAASDRGVHIIQNCEVKGIRRSANGHVTGVETTRGFIGAKKVGVVAAGHSSVIMQMADVRMPLESYPLQALVSEPVKPIFPCVVMSNTVHAYISQSDKGELVIGAGTDQYISYSQTGGLHILTHTLDAICEMFPIFGRMKMLRSWGGIVDVTPDRSPILAKTPVPGLYVNCGWGTGGFKATPGSGHVFAHTIANDNPHPINAGFTLERFRSGRLIDEAAAAAVAH